A DNA window from Thiobacillus denitrificans ATCC 25259 contains the following coding sequences:
- the wecB gene encoding non-hydrolyzing UDP-N-acetylglucosamine 2-epimerase, with amino-acid sequence MTQILCVAGARPNFMKIAPVMAALAEAGIAAQLLHTGQHYDAAMSEGFFADLGIPQPDHHLEVGSGSHAVQTAEVMKRFEPVLERVQPQAVLVVGDVNSTLACALVAAKRGVRVIHVEAGLRSYDRAMPEEINRVLTDQISDLLFTTEKSALANLQREGIDAARVEFVGNVMIDTLYRNLERAVPASGTLGAPLADYAVLTLHRPSNVDHAATLAALLDVVAEINRTLPVVVPLHPRTRGSIEKFGFTSKLDGLRVLPPLGYLEMLGLMREAKLVLTDSGGIQEETTALGVPCLTLRTSTERPITIDEGTNTLVGPDPAAIRAAFADVIAGRGKAGRIPEYWDGRAARRIAHHLQGWLPQQKGVRAGGVGR; translated from the coding sequence ATGACCCAGATTCTGTGCGTCGCGGGCGCCCGCCCCAATTTCATGAAAATCGCGCCGGTCATGGCGGCGCTCGCCGAAGCCGGCATCGCCGCGCAGTTGCTCCATACTGGCCAGCACTACGACGCGGCCATGAGTGAGGGCTTCTTCGCCGACCTCGGCATTCCGCAGCCCGACCATCATCTCGAAGTCGGCTCGGGCAGCCACGCCGTGCAGACGGCCGAGGTCATGAAGCGCTTCGAACCCGTGCTTGAACGCGTCCAGCCGCAGGCCGTGCTGGTCGTCGGCGACGTCAACTCGACGCTGGCCTGCGCGCTCGTCGCGGCCAAGCGCGGCGTGCGCGTGATTCACGTCGAAGCGGGCCTGCGCAGCTACGATCGGGCCATGCCCGAGGAAATCAACCGCGTGCTGACCGACCAGATTTCGGACCTGCTGTTCACGACCGAGAAGAGCGCGCTCGCGAATCTGCAGCGCGAGGGGATCGACGCCGCGCGCGTCGAATTCGTCGGCAACGTCATGATCGATACGCTGTACCGCAACCTCGAACGTGCGGTGCCCGCGTCGGGCACGCTCGGCGCGCCGCTCGCGGACTACGCCGTCCTGACCCTGCACCGACCGTCCAACGTCGATCACGCGGCGACACTCGCGGCCTTGCTCGACGTCGTCGCCGAGATCAATCGCACGCTGCCGGTGGTCGTCCCGCTGCATCCGCGCACGCGCGGCAGCATCGAGAAATTCGGCTTCACCTCGAAGCTCGACGGGCTCCGGGTCCTGCCGCCGCTCGGCTACCTGGAGATGCTCGGGCTCATGCGCGAAGCGAAACTCGTGTTGACCGATTCGGGCGGCATCCAGGAAGAAACGACCGCGCTCGGCGTCCCCTGTTTGACGCTGCGCACGAGCACCGAGCGGCCGATCACGATAGACGAGGGCACCAATACGCTCGTCGGACCCGATCCCGCCGCGATTCGCGCCGCCTTCGCCGACGTGATCGCGGGACGTGGCAAGGCCGGCCGCATTCCCGAGTACTGGGACGGCCGCGCTGCGAGGCGCATCGCGCACCATCTGCAGGGCTGGCTGCCGCAGCAGAAAGGCGTGCGCGCGGGGGGTGTCGGCCGATGA
- a CDS encoding FemAB family XrtA/PEP-CTERM system-associated protein, whose product MNSRAQPFVHEAAALSVRTLDAAEAARWDTYVAAHPGATFFHRAGWKRVIEDAFAHRTHFLLAERAGEIVGVLPLAEIKSRLFGHSLGSLPFCAYGGILADDDEAARALDAAAQALATRLGVGALEYRNQVAQHPDWPTKDLYVTFKKAIAPEVEANMNAIPRKQRAMVRKGIKAGLVGEIDGDTRRFFEAYSASVHRLGTPVFSRRFFRLLKDAFGDDCEVLTITLKGEVIASVISFYFRDEVLPYYGGGTDAARAVAGNDFMYWDLMRRACERGLKVFDFGRSKRGTGAFDFKKNWGFEPTPLHYEYFLVADSTVPEINPLNPKYRLFIEAWKRMPRALANAIGPHIVKNLG is encoded by the coding sequence GTGAACAGCCGCGCGCAACCCTTCGTGCACGAGGCAGCCGCGCTCTCGGTACGCACCCTCGACGCGGCCGAAGCCGCGCGCTGGGACACCTACGTCGCGGCGCATCCGGGCGCGACCTTCTTCCATCGTGCCGGCTGGAAGCGCGTGATCGAGGACGCCTTCGCGCACCGGACGCATTTCCTGCTCGCCGAGCGCGCGGGGGAAATCGTCGGCGTGCTGCCGCTGGCCGAGATCAAGAGCCGCCTCTTCGGACACAGCCTGGGCTCGCTGCCGTTCTGCGCCTACGGCGGCATTCTTGCCGACGACGACGAAGCGGCGCGCGCGCTCGATGCCGCGGCGCAGGCGCTCGCGACGCGGCTCGGCGTCGGCGCGCTCGAATACCGCAACCAGGTCGCGCAGCATCCCGACTGGCCGACCAAGGATCTCTACGTCACGTTCAAGAAGGCGATCGCGCCCGAGGTCGAGGCGAACATGAACGCGATCCCTCGCAAACAGCGCGCGATGGTGCGAAAGGGCATCAAGGCAGGTCTCGTCGGCGAGATCGACGGCGATACGAGGCGCTTCTTCGAGGCCTATTCGGCGAGCGTGCACCGCCTCGGTACGCCGGTCTTTTCGCGCCGCTTCTTTCGGCTGCTCAAGGACGCGTTCGGCGACGATTGCGAAGTGCTGACGATCACGCTCAAGGGTGAGGTGATCGCGAGCGTGATCTCGTTCTATTTCCGCGACGAAGTGCTGCCGTATTACGGCGGCGGCACCGACGCCGCGCGTGCCGTCGCCGGCAACGACTTCATGTACTGGGACCTGATGCGCCGGGCCTGCGAACGTGGGCTCAAGGTCTTCGACTTCGGTCGCAGCAAGCGCGGCACCGGCGCCTTCGATTTCAAGAAGAACTGGGGCTTCGAGCCGACGCCGCTGCATTACGAGTATTTCCTCGTCGCGGATTCGACCGTTCCCGAGATCAACCCGCTCAATCCGAAATACCGTCTTTTCATCGAGGCCTGGAAGCGGATGCCGCGTGCGCTCGCCAACGCGATCGGCCCCCATATCGTGAAGAACCTGGGCTAG
- a CDS encoding TIGR03087 family PEP-CTERM/XrtA system glycosyltransferase gives MDGLLFLAHRIPFPPNKGDKIRSFHLLRHLSTRHAIHLGAFVDDPDDWQYRDALKPYCASIKLVPLHPRRARLRSVSGLLTGEALTLPYYRSAALARWAEALAREGTVTGGLAFSSAMAQSMPPTLARRVLDMVDVDSDKWAQYAPTRRWPLSCIYAREARKLAAWEARVAETFDATLLVSPEEARLLQQRAPAARDRIAAFENGVDADYFSPERDYPNPYAADVRAVVFTGAMDYWPNVDAVTWFAEHVFPAVREAVPTAQFTIVGSRPSDAVHALGRRPGVVVTGSVADVRPWIAHAACAVAPLRIARGVQNKVLEAMAMARPVVVTPQAAEGIRGAPGREFDLALDEPGLVRSVVARLLSPAANLLGRDCILARYDWGRNVAAVDALFTAPPAVLPDSETCPA, from the coding sequence ATGGACGGCCTGTTGTTCCTCGCGCACCGCATCCCGTTTCCGCCCAACAAGGGCGACAAGATCCGTTCCTTCCATCTGCTGCGTCATCTGAGTACGCGTCACGCGATCCACCTCGGCGCCTTCGTCGACGACCCCGACGACTGGCAATACCGGGACGCGCTGAAACCCTATTGCGCGTCGATCAAGCTCGTTCCGCTGCATCCGCGTCGCGCCCGCCTGCGCAGCGTGAGTGGACTCCTGACAGGCGAGGCGCTGACGCTGCCGTATTACCGCAGTGCTGCGCTCGCGCGCTGGGCCGAAGCGCTGGCGCGCGAGGGCACGGTCACCGGCGGGCTCGCGTTCTCCTCGGCGATGGCGCAAAGCATGCCGCCGACGCTTGCGCGGCGCGTGCTCGACATGGTCGACGTCGACTCCGACAAATGGGCGCAGTACGCGCCGACCCGGCGCTGGCCGCTGTCGTGCATCTACGCACGCGAGGCGCGCAAGCTCGCGGCGTGGGAAGCCCGCGTCGCCGAGACATTCGACGCCACGCTGCTCGTCTCGCCCGAGGAAGCGCGCCTGCTGCAGCAGCGCGCGCCGGCCGCGCGCGACCGGATCGCGGCCTTCGAGAACGGCGTCGACGCCGATTATTTTTCGCCCGAGCGCGATTATCCGAATCCGTATGCCGCCGACGTGCGCGCCGTGGTATTCACGGGCGCGATGGATTACTGGCCGAACGTCGACGCGGTGACCTGGTTCGCCGAGCATGTTTTCCCGGCCGTCCGCGAGGCCGTGCCGACGGCGCAATTCACCATCGTCGGCAGCCGCCCGAGCGACGCCGTGCATGCGCTCGGCCGCCGGCCCGGCGTCGTGGTCACCGGCAGCGTCGCCGACGTGCGGCCGTGGATCGCCCACGCGGCGTGTGCGGTCGCGCCGCTGCGCATCGCCCGCGGCGTGCAGAACAAGGTGCTCGAGGCGATGGCGATGGCGCGCCCGGTCGTCGTGACGCCGCAGGCGGCCGAAGGTATCCGCGGCGCACCCGGCCGCGAGTTCGATCTCGCGCTCGACGAGCCGGGGCTCGTGCGCAGCGTCGTCGCCCGCCTGCTTTCGCCGGCTGCGAACCTGCTCGGGCGCGACTGCATCCTCGCCCGCTACGACTGGGGCCGCAACGTCGCTGCCGTCGATGCCTTGTTCACGGCGCCGCCCGCCGTCCTGCCTGACTCGGAGACCTGCCCCGCATGA
- the xrtA gene encoding exosortase A — protein sequence MSAVPDSLPAVRPHAWASVAALTLGVAVIVAGMFWPTLHSMIEIWERSETFAHGFLIFPISVWLIWRQRDTLARIAPQTDPRGLVLLAAGGAAWLLAEAGSVNVVAQYALIVMLIATVWTLLGWAFVWAAFFPLMFLFFAVPVGEFLIQPLMGVTADFTVALLQITGVPVYREGMFFSVPSGDWSVVEGCSGLRYLIASVTLGALYAYLTYRSWQRRLLFTVAAMIVPVFANGARAYMIVMIAHLSDMKLALGVDHYIYGWVFFGIVMLLLFWIGSFWREDETQAPADGAVIAPASPQARGIGVLPAALLLVLGAVLWPAYARWLDARPLPDMPALQIEAEGGWERGAAFTSWLPHWVGADRQLRAFYIQAGRPVFLELNYYATQRQDAELVNSQNFMIRQKDPVWSNVGEAVVAVEIGGIERPVRQARMRGGNGQRLLVWQWNLINQKAVVNDHLAKLVLAWDRVRLRRDDGLSVLIATPYEEGRIDDAAATLARFAADMGPALEKTLDRVDGK from the coding sequence ATGAGCGCCGTGCCCGATTCCCTGCCTGCCGTGCGACCCCATGCCTGGGCGTCGGTGGCGGCGCTGACCCTCGGCGTCGCCGTGATCGTCGCGGGCATGTTCTGGCCGACGCTCCATTCGATGATCGAGATCTGGGAGCGCTCCGAAACCTTCGCCCACGGCTTTCTGATCTTCCCGATCAGTGTCTGGCTGATCTGGCGACAGCGCGATACCCTGGCGCGGATCGCGCCGCAGACCGACCCGCGCGGCCTGGTGCTGCTCGCGGCCGGCGGCGCTGCCTGGCTGCTCGCCGAAGCCGGCAGCGTCAACGTCGTCGCCCAGTACGCGTTGATCGTGATGCTGATCGCGACGGTCTGGACGCTGCTCGGTTGGGCCTTCGTGTGGGCGGCGTTCTTTCCGCTCATGTTCCTGTTCTTCGCAGTGCCGGTCGGCGAATTCCTGATCCAGCCGCTGATGGGCGTGACCGCCGACTTCACGGTCGCGCTGCTGCAGATCACCGGCGTCCCGGTGTACCGCGAAGGCATGTTTTTCAGCGTCCCGAGCGGCGACTGGTCGGTTGTCGAGGGCTGTTCCGGCTTGCGTTACCTGATCGCGTCGGTCACGCTCGGCGCGCTCTACGCCTATCTGACCTACCGTTCCTGGCAGCGGCGGCTGCTCTTCACCGTGGCCGCGATGATCGTGCCGGTCTTCGCCAACGGCGCGCGCGCCTACATGATCGTGATGATCGCTCACCTGTCCGACATGAAGCTCGCGCTCGGCGTCGACCACTACATCTACGGCTGGGTGTTCTTCGGGATCGTGATGCTGCTGCTGTTCTGGATCGGCAGCTTCTGGCGCGAGGACGAGACGCAGGCGCCGGCCGACGGCGCCGTGATTGCGCCGGCGTCGCCGCAAGCCCGTGGGATCGGCGTGCTCCCGGCGGCCCTGCTCCTCGTGCTCGGCGCGGTGCTGTGGCCGGCTTATGCCCGCTGGCTCGACGCCCGCCCGCTGCCGGACATGCCGGCGCTGCAGATCGAGGCCGAGGGCGGCTGGGAGCGCGGCGCAGCGTTCACGAGCTGGCTGCCGCACTGGGTCGGCGCCGACCGTCAGCTGCGCGCGTTTTACATCCAGGCCGGGCGCCCGGTTTTCCTCGAACTCAATTACTACGCGACCCAGCGCCAGGACGCCGAGCTCGTCAATTCGCAGAACTTCATGATCCGGCAGAAAGATCCGGTGTGGTCGAACGTCGGCGAAGCGGTCGTCGCGGTCGAGATCGGCGGGATCGAACGCCCCGTGCGGCAGGCCCGAATGCGCGGCGGGAACGGCCAGCGCCTGCTCGTCTGGCAGTGGAACCTGATCAACCAGAAAGCCGTCGTCAACGACCATCTCGCCAAGCTCGTGCTCGCCTGGGACCGCGTCCGCCTGCGCCGCGACGACGGCCTCTCGGTGCTGATCGCGACGCCCTACGAGGAAGGCCGTATCGACGACGCGGCAGCGACGCTCGCGCGCTTCGCGGCGGACATGGGCCCGGCGCTGGAAAAAACGCTCGATCGGGTCGACGGGAAGTGA
- a CDS encoding TIGR03088 family PEP-CTERM/XrtA system glycosyltransferase: MTVHIVHVVHRFDTGGMENGMVNLFNTLPPERFRHTVVALTDYSAFRHRITAQRVDFHALNRPPGHDVGWALQLWRLLRRLKPDLVHTRNLAALEAQFVAAAAGVRATVHGEHGRDVFDLHGRNWKYNLLRRAARPLVTNYLAVSRDLEAWLRRDIGVPAHRLHQVYNGVDSVKFHPRSGPRPDFAHPESIVFGSVGRMVEVKNYPLLVRAFIQLMRQQPDRAERARLAIVGAGPAREACLEMLQGAGLDHLAWLPGERDDIAAVMQALDVFVLPSKNEGVSNTILEAFASGLPVIATAVGGNVELVEHGVSGLLVPSDDLDEMVRALLFYLDSPARIGAHGKAARERAEQRFSIPAMARAYADVYEQTLGRRRQTAVDRPE; encoded by the coding sequence GTGACGGTCCATATCGTGCACGTCGTCCACCGCTTCGACACCGGCGGCATGGAAAACGGCATGGTCAATCTTTTCAACACGCTTCCGCCCGAGCGTTTTCGCCACACGGTCGTGGCGCTCACCGATTACAGCGCCTTCCGCCATCGCATCACCGCGCAGCGCGTCGATTTTCACGCACTCAACCGGCCGCCCGGCCACGACGTCGGCTGGGCGCTGCAACTCTGGCGCCTGTTGCGCCGGCTCAAGCCCGACCTCGTGCATACGCGCAACCTCGCCGCGCTCGAAGCGCAGTTCGTCGCGGCGGCCGCCGGCGTGCGCGCGACTGTGCACGGCGAGCATGGCCGCGATGTCTTCGACCTTCACGGCCGCAACTGGAAGTACAACCTGCTGCGCCGGGCGGCGCGGCCGCTGGTGACCAACTATCTCGCCGTGAGCCGCGACCTCGAGGCCTGGCTGCGCCGCGACATCGGCGTGCCGGCGCATCGCCTGCACCAGGTTTACAACGGCGTCGACAGCGTGAAATTCCATCCGCGCAGCGGGCCGCGGCCTGACTTCGCCCACCCCGAGAGCATAGTGTTCGGCTCGGTCGGGCGCATGGTCGAGGTCAAGAATTACCCGCTGCTGGTGCGGGCGTTCATCCAGCTCATGCGCCAGCAGCCGGACCGCGCCGAGCGCGCGCGGCTCGCGATCGTCGGCGCCGGCCCGGCGCGCGAGGCCTGCCTCGAGATGCTGCAAGGCGCCGGCCTCGATCACCTTGCCTGGCTGCCGGGCGAGCGCGACGACATCGCGGCGGTCATGCAGGCGCTCGACGTCTTCGTCCTGCCGTCGAAAAACGAGGGCGTCTCCAATACCATCCTCGAAGCCTTCGCGAGCGGCCTGCCGGTCATCGCGACGGCGGTCGGCGGCAACGTCGAACTGGTCGAACACGGCGTCAGCGGCCTGCTCGTGCCGTCCGACGACCTCGACGAGATGGTACGGGCCTTGCTCTTCTACCTCGACTCGCCGGCCCGCATCGGCGCGCACGGCAAGGCGGCGCGCGAGCGTGCCGAGCAGCGCTTCAGCATCCCGGCGATGGCGCGGGCCTACGCCGACGTTTACGAACAGACGCTTGGCAGGCGACGCCAAACGGCCGTCGACCGGCCCGAATAA
- a CDS encoding XrtA system polysaccharide deacetylase: protein MKNALSVDVEDYFQVSAFAPHIPREQWNTLPCRVERNVDLILDLFDESRSKATFFTLGWIAERYPQVVRRIVDNGHELASHGYGHERASDLTPAAFREDITRAKRILEDLGGVAVRGYRAPSFSIDHRNWWAVAELEEAGYVYSSSIYPVRHDHYGMPDAPRFPHRPNGERGILEVPPTTLPLFGRNLPAAGGGWFRLLPYEMSRWMLKRVNARDGAPCMFYFHPWEVDPEQPRPSGVSMKARFRHYVNLQRTAGRLRRLLNDFEWDRVDRVFLGEP, encoded by the coding sequence ATGAAGAACGCCCTGTCGGTCGACGTCGAGGATTACTTTCAGGTATCGGCGTTCGCGCCGCACATTCCGCGCGAGCAATGGAACACGCTGCCGTGCCGAGTCGAACGCAACGTCGATCTGATCCTCGACCTCTTCGACGAGAGCCGGTCGAAGGCGACCTTCTTCACGCTCGGCTGGATCGCAGAGCGTTATCCGCAGGTGGTGCGCCGCATCGTCGACAACGGCCACGAACTCGCGAGCCATGGCTACGGACACGAGCGCGCGAGCGACCTTACGCCGGCCGCGTTTCGCGAGGACATCACGCGCGCCAAGCGTATCCTCGAGGACCTCGGCGGGGTCGCCGTGCGCGGCTACCGCGCGCCGAGTTTCTCGATCGACCATCGCAACTGGTGGGCGGTCGCCGAACTCGAAGAGGCCGGTTACGTCTACAGCTCGAGCATCTATCCGGTGCGGCACGACCATTACGGCATGCCCGACGCGCCGCGTTTCCCGCATCGCCCGAACGGCGAGCGCGGCATTCTCGAGGTCCCGCCGACGACGCTGCCGCTCTTCGGCCGCAACCTGCCTGCAGCCGGAGGGGGCTGGTTTCGCCTGCTGCCCTACGAGATGTCGCGCTGGATGCTCAAGCGCGTCAACGCCCGCGACGGCGCGCCGTGCATGTTCTACTTCCACCCCTGGGAAGTCGACCCCGAGCAGCCGCGCCCGTCCGGCGTGTCGATGAAGGCGCGCTTCCGCCACTACGTCAATCTACAGCGCACCGCGGGCCGCCTGCGCCGCCTGCTGAACGACTTCGAATGGGACCGCGTTGACCGCGTGTTCCTTGGCGAGCCGTGA